From a single Solanum dulcamara chromosome 4, daSolDulc1.2, whole genome shotgun sequence genomic region:
- the LOC129887665 gene encoding COP9 signalosome complex subunit 2-like, giving the protein MGSDADMEDYGFEYSDEEQEEQDVDIENQYYNSKGLVETDPKGALEGFAEVVHMEPEKAEWGFKALKQTVKLYYKLGKFKEMMDSYREMLTYIKSAVTRNYSEKCINGIMDFVAGSASQNFSLLQEFYQTTLKALEEAKNERLWFKTNLKLCKIWFDMGEYGRMSKILKELHKSCKKEDGTDDEKKGTQLLEVYAIEIQMYTETKNNKKLKELYNKALSVKSAIPHPRIMGIIRECGGKMHMAERKWAEAATDFFEAFKNYDEAGNHRRIQCLKYLVLANMLMESEVNPFDGQEAKPYKNDPEILAMTNLIAAYQRNEILEFEKIIKSNRRTIMDDPFIRNYIEDLLRKVRTQVLLKLIKPYTRIRIPFISKELNVPEKDVEDLLVSLILDSRIDGYIDQVNGLLECRDRSKGMKKYTAIDKWNTQLRSLYQTVGNKVC; this is encoded by the exons ATGGGTTCTG ATGCGGATATGGAGGATTATGGATTCGAGTATTCGGACGAGGAGCAGGAAGAACAAGATGTTGATATAGAGAATCAGTACTACAATTCAAAAG GTTTGGTGGAAACTGATCCCAAAGGAGCACTTGAGGGATTTGCTGAAGTAGTACATATGGAACCTGAGAAGGCAGAGTG GGGATTTAAAGCTTTAAAGCAAACTGTTAAGCTTTACTATAAGCTAGGGAAGTTCAAGGAAATGATGGATTCTTATAGAGAAATGCTTACCTACATAAAATCAGCAGTGACACGGAACTATAGTGAGAAGTGTATAAATGGTATCATGGATTTTGTTGCTGGATCAGCTAGTCAAAACTTCAGCCTTCTGCAAGAGTTCTACCAGACAACACTGAAAGCCCTCGAAGAGGCTAAGAATGAG AGGTTGTGGTTCAAGACGAATCTAAAGCTTTGCAAGATTTGGTTTGACATGGGGGAATATGGACGAATGAGCAAG ATTCTGAAAGAGCTCCACAAATCTTGTAAAAAAGAAGATGGCACTGATGATGAGAAGAAAGGGACACAATTGTTGGAGGTATATGCAATTGAGATTCAAATGTACACAGAgacaaaaaacaacaaaaagcTGAAG GAACTGTACAACAAAGCACTTTCAGTCAAGTCGGCAATTCCTCATCCAAGAATAATGGGAATCATTCGTGAATGCGGAGGTAAAATGCATATGGCAGAGAGAAAGTGGGCAGAGGCAGCTACAGACTTCTTTGAAGCTTTCAAGAACTATGATGAAGCTGGGAATCATAGGCGTATCCAGTGCCTTAA GTACTTGGTCCTGGCAAATATGCTGATGGAGTCTGAAGTTAACCCTTTTGATGGCCAAGAAGCTAAACC TTACAAAAATGACCCTGAGATATTGGCAATGACAAACCTTATCGCAGCATATCAACGAAATGAGATCTTGGAGTTTGAGAAAATTATCAAG AGTAATAGACGCACAATAATGGATGACCCATTCATTCGGAATTACATTGAAGATCTTTTAAGGAAGGTCAGAACTCAGGTTTTACTGAAGCTCATCAAGCCTTACACAAGAATCCGGATTCCCTTCATATCCAAG GAGCTGAATGTGCCGGAAAAAGATGTTGAGGACTTGTTGGTTTCACTAATCTTGGATAGCCGGATTGATGGCTACATTGATCAAGTGAACGGACTGCTAGAGTGTCGCGACAG ATCAAAAGGGATGAAGAAGTACACTGCCATAGATAAATGGAACACACAGCTAAGGTCTCTCTACCAGACTGTTGGCAACAAAGTATGTTGA
- the LOC129887664 gene encoding L-ascorbate oxidase-like, translated as MSSILGIFLFLYLFLLSSISANNREYKWRVEYMHWCPDGVDNVVIAINGQFPGPTIRAIVGDTIFVHLTNNLPTEGAVIHWHGISQSGTPWADGTASISQCPINPGETFLYKFKVDQAGTYFYHGHYGMQRSAGLYGSLIVELPKDEKEAFHYDGEFTLLLSDWWHKSSHDQQIDLSSKPFRWIGEPQSLLMNGRGQFNCSLAAQFSKLPIPQCKLKGDEQYAPQILNVHPNKTYRLRVASSTALSSLNLAIGGHKMVVVEADGNYIQPFSVENMDIYSGESYSILFKTDQDPSNNYWISISVRGRKPKTPQGLTILNYIPNFATKLPNSPPPLPPLWNDYNYSKAFSNKIFGLMGLSPKPPVRQNRRILLLNTQNRIEGYIRWSINNISLVFPTTPYLGSIKHSINNAFDTTSPPNSFSKNYNIMKPPPNPNSTYGNRVYMLKFNTTIDIILQNANALAENESDIHPWHLHGHNFWVLGYGDGKFVHKKDVKKFNLKNPPLRNTVVIFPYGWTAIRFVANNPGVWAFHCHIEPHLHLGMGVVFAEGVHLVKNVPNEALTCGLTEKMFVKNKH; from the exons ATGTCTTCAATATTAGGCATCTTCTTGTTCTTATACTTATTCTTGTTGTCATCAATTTCAGCCAATAATAGAGAGTATAAATGGAGAGTTGAGTACATGCATTGGTGTCCAGATGGTGTGGATAATGTTGTGATAGCTATCAATGGACAATTTCCTGGTCCAACAATTAGAGCAATTGTTGGTGACACCATTTTTGTTCACCTTACCAACAATCTTCCTACTGAAGGAGCAGTCATTCATTGGCATGGAATCTCACAG AGTGGAACACCATGGGCTGATGGAACTGCATCAATCTCACAATGTCCCATTAATCCTGGAGAAACATTCCTCTACAAATTTAAGGTTGACCAG GCAGGGACATATTTCTACCATGGACACTATGGGATGCAAAGATCAGCAGGATTATATGGTTCACTCATAGTGGAACTGCCAAAAGATGAAAAAGAAGCATTCCATTATGATGGAGAGTTCACTTTGTTACTTAGTGATTGGTGGCACAAAAGTTCTCATGACCAACAAATTGATCTCTCTTCTAAGCCTTTTCGTTGGATTGGTGAACCACAG AGTTTATTGATGAATGGAAGAGGTCAATTCAATTGTTCTCTTGCGGCGCAATTTAGCAAATTACCCATTCCTCAGTGCAAGTTAAAAGGGGATGAGCAGTACGCACCCCAAATTCTCAATGTTCATCCAAACAAGACTTATAGGCTTAGAGTGGCTAGCAGCACAGCATTGTCTTCACTCAACTTGGCCATTGGG GGTCACAAAATGGTGGTGGTTGAAGCAGATGGAAATTATATTCAACCATTTTCTGTGGAAAATATGGACATTTATTCAGGTGAAAGCTATTCAATTCTCTTTAAAACTGATCAAGATCCTTCAAACAACTATTGGATTTCAATAAGTGTAAGAGGCAGAAAACCAAAAACACCACAAGGCCTCACCATATTGAATTACATTCCTAATTTTGCTACAAAACTCCCAAATTCACCACCACCTTTGCCACCTCTTTGGAATGATTATAACTATAGCAAAGCCTTTTCTAACAAAATCTTTGGCTTGATGGGGTTGTCCCCTAAGCCTCCAGTTCGACAAAATCGTCGTATTTTGCTTCTCAACACACAAAACAG GATTGAAGGTTACATTAGATGGTCCATCAACAACATTTCCTTAGTTTTTCCAACTACACCCTATTTAGGGTCAATCAAACATAGCATAAACAATGCATTTGACACTACATCTCCaccaaactctttctcaaaaaacTATAACATTATGAAACCACCACCAAACCCTAATTCAACATATGGAAATAGGGTTTACATGTTGAAATTCAACACTACTATTGACATAATCCTTCAAAATGCAAATGCTTTAGCTGAAAATGAAAGTGACATTCATCCTTGGCATTTACATGGACATAATTTTTGGGTATTAGGATACGGAGATGGAAAGTTTGTACATAAAAAAGATGTTAAGAAATTCAATTTGAAGAATCCACCATTAAGGAATACTGTTGTGATTTTTCCTTATGGATGGACAGCAATAAGATTTGTGGCAAATAATCCAGGAGTATGGGCATTTCATTGTCATATTGAACCTCATTTGCATTTGGGCATGGGAGTTGTCTTTGCTGAAGGTGTTCATCTTGTTAAGAATGTGCCTAATGAAGCACTTACTTGTGGTTTGACTGAGAAAATGTTTGTGAAAAACAAGCATTAA